Proteins from a single region of Coregonus clupeaformis isolate EN_2021a chromosome 35, ASM2061545v1, whole genome shotgun sequence:
- the LOC121550913 gene encoding E3 ubiquitin-protein ligase CBL isoform X1: MAGNPRRGAGLIGLMKDAFQPNHQPLQPPQPAVVDKKMVEKCWKLMDKVVRLCQNPKVALKNSPPYILDLLPDTYQHLRTILSRYEGKMETLGENEYFRVVMENLTNKIKQTMSLFKEAKERMYEENSQPRRNLTKLSLIFSHMLAELKAIFPNGLFQGDNFRITKADAAEFWRRSFGDKTIVPWRTFRQALHEFHPISSGLEAMALKSTIDLTCNDYISVFEFDIFTRLFQPWSSLLRNWNSLAVTHSGYMAFLTYDEVKARLQRFIHKPGSYIFRLSCTRLGQWAIGYVTADGNILQTIPHNKPLFQALIDGYREGFYLFPDGRTQNPDLTGLCEPSPQDHIKVTQEQYELYCEMGSTFQLCKICAENDKDVKIEPCSHLMCTSCLTAWQESEGQGCPFCRCEIKGTEPIVVDPFHPKNNGSGASFASFQGPYGAEGGGSLSVSPSNDEDDDERLEDPHLNMSRLACTKLERPPSPVTPLPPVPPRLDLLQPRPPSSPGALGQGATPKIAALHRDKPLPLPPALRELPPPPPPERPSPLGPPEGRLQRRPLPCTPPEPNWASNYMVPRPVANAPPQTNGPSDSDCIPRAKPLAATNAIYSLAVRPPQRASTGEKSSGSDEENEYMSPTSLPAGGPSWAMAGAIVPPPPQTTNHDSRTVVCDVDCEDPQVYESMCNIKAQASAAEPLPALSLPQPPPESDYLIPPPAVPLHRAVEEIEAKDLYEYDYPRPQAPPAPARRTLSDVTGTSAAFSCLTMDSPSTMDASMFASGQDPERPPKPLPRRVNSDRQPCPLTPEALPAAASPSAGSRGASGGSAPVPGAELPINGEIERLMSQGYSFQDIQKALMIAQNNLETAKNILREFVSIPSTAHILT; the protein is encoded by the exons ATGGCAGGAAATCCGAGGAGAGGCGCGGGTCTCATCGGCTTGATGAAGGACGCATTTCAGCCCAATCACCAGCCTCTCCAGCCTCCCCAACCTGCGGTGGTAGACAAGAAAATGGTGGAGAAATGCTGGAAACTAATGGATAAG GTGGTGCGTCTCTGCCAGAACCCTAAGGTGGCCCTGAAGAACAGCCCCCCCTACATCCTGGACCTGCTGCCAGACACCTACCAGCACCTCCGCACCATCCTGTCCCGCTACGAGGGCAAGATGGAGACTCTCGGGGAGAACGAGTACTTCCGGGTGGTGATGGAGAACCTGACCAATAAGATCAAGCAGACCATGAGCTTGTTCAAGGAGGCAAAGGAGCGCATGTATGAGGAGAACTCTCAGCCCAG GCGAAACCTGACCAAGCTGTCACTGATATTCAGCCACATGCTGGCTGAGCTAAAAGCCATCTTTCCCAATGGCTTATTCCAAGGAGACAACTTCCGCATCACCAAAGCTGACGCCGCTGAGTTCTGGAGGAGGTCTTTTGGTGATAA GACCATTGTTCCATGGAGGACGTTCCGCCAGGCTCTTCATGAGTTCCACCCCATCAGCTCAGGCCTGGAGGCCATGGCTCTCAAGTCTACCATCGACCTCACCTGCAACGACTACATCTCCGTCTTCGAGTTTGACATCTTCACCAGGCTCTTCCAG cCGTGGTCATCTCTCCTGAGAAACTGGAACAGTCTGGCTGTCACACACTCAGGGTACATGGCCTTCCTCACCTACGACGAGGTCAAAGCCCGGCTTCAGAGGTTCATCCACAAGCCTggcag TTATATCTTTAGACTGAGCTGCACTCGGCTGGGCCAGTGGGCCATTGGCTACGTCACTGCAGATGGGAACATCCTGCAGACCATCCCCCACAACAAGCCCCTCTTCCAGGCCCTCATTGACGGATACAGGGAGGGATT CTACCTGTTCCCAGATGGCCGGACCCAGAACCCAGACCTCACAGGGCTGTGTGAGCCCTCCCCACAGGACCACATCAAAGTCACACAG GAGCAGTACGAGCTCTACTGTGAGATGGGCTCCACATTCCAGCTGTGTAAGATATGTGCAGAGAATGACAAGGATGTGAAGATCGAGCCCTGTAGCCATCTCATGTGCACCTCCTGTCTCACTGCCTGGCAG gagtCGGAGGGGCAGGGCTGTCCGTTCTGTCGCTGTGAGATTAAAGGCACGGAGCCCATTGTGGTGGACCCCTTCCACCCCAAGAACAATGGCAGCGGGGCCTCCTTCGCCAGCTTCCAGGGGCCCTACGGGGCGGAGGGAGGGGGCTCCCTGTCAGTCTCCCCGAGCAATGACGAGGACGATGACGAGCGCCTGGAGGACCCCCACCTCAACATGAGCAGGCTGGCCTGCACCAAG TTAGAGCGCCCACCCTCCCCTGTGACGCCACTGCCCCCCGTGCCCCCCCGGCTGGACCTGCTGCAGCCGAGGCCCCCCAGCTCCCCAGGGGCCCTGGGCCAAGGAGCCACACCCAAG ATTGCAGCCCTCCACAGAGACAAACCTTTGCCTCTCCCTCCTGCCCTGCGAGAGTTACCCCCACCTCCCCCACCCGAGCGCCCCTCTCCCCTTGGGCCCCCAGAGGGCCGGCTCCAGAGGAGACCCCTGCCATGTACACCTCCGGAGCCCAACTGGGCCTCCAACTACATGGTTCCCCGGCCTGTTGCCAATGCCCCCCCACAGACCAACGGACCCAGTGACAGTGACTGCATCCCCAGAGCAAAGCCGCTGGCAGCGACCAACGCTATCTACTCCCTGGCAGTCAG GCCTCCTCAACGGGCGTCTACTGGTGAGAAGTCGTCTGGGAGTGACGAGGAGAACGAGTACATgagccccacctctctccctgcaGGAGGACCCTCCTGGGCCATGGCGGGGGCTATTGTGCCACCACCGCCCCAAACCACTAACCACGACTCACG AACTGTGGTGTGTGATGTGGACTGTGAGGACCCTCAGGTGTATGAGTCCATGTGTAACATCAAGGCCCAGGCTAGTGCTGCTGAGCCTCTGCCCGCCCTGTCCCTGCCACAGCCGCCCCCAGAGTCCG ACTACCTAATTCCGCCCCCTGCGGTTCCCCTGCACCGTGCGGTAGAGGAGATCGAGGCAAAGGATCTGTATGAGTATGACTACCCCCGACCCCAGGCTCCCCCGGCCCCCGCCAGGCGCACCCTCTCTGATGTCACCGGCACCTCGGCCGCCTTCAGCTGCCTCACCATGGACAGCCCGTCTACCATGGATGCCT ctaTGTTTGCATCAGGTCAGGACCCCGAGCGCCCCCCTAAGCCCCTCCCCCGCAGGGTCAACTCAGACCGGCAGCCCTGCCCCCTCACCCCAGAGGCCCTGCCTGCTGCTGCCAGTCCATCAGCGGGCTCCCGAGGAGCGTCTGGAGGGTCCGCTCCTGTTCCTGGCGCGGAGCTACCCATCAACGGGGAGATAGAACGGCTGATGAGCCAGGGCTATTCGTTCCAGGACATCCAGAAGGCCCTGATGATCGCCCAGAACAACCTGGAGACGGCCAAGAACATCCTGCGCGAGTTTGTCTCCATCCCCTCCACGGCCCACATCCTCACGTAG
- the LOC121550913 gene encoding E3 ubiquitin-protein ligase CBL isoform X2, with protein sequence MRRTLSPGDNFRITKADAAEFWRRSFGDKTIVPWRTFRQALHEFHPISSGLEAMALKSTIDLTCNDYISVFEFDIFTRLFQPWSSLLRNWNSLAVTHSGYMAFLTYDEVKARLQRFIHKPGSYIFRLSCTRLGQWAIGYVTADGNILQTIPHNKPLFQALIDGYREGFYLFPDGRTQNPDLTGLCEPSPQDHIKVTQEQYELYCEMGSTFQLCKICAENDKDVKIEPCSHLMCTSCLTAWQESEGQGCPFCRCEIKGTEPIVVDPFHPKNNGSGASFASFQGPYGAEGGGSLSVSPSNDEDDDERLEDPHLNMSRLACTKLERPPSPVTPLPPVPPRLDLLQPRPPSSPGALGQGATPKIAALHRDKPLPLPPALRELPPPPPPERPSPLGPPEGRLQRRPLPCTPPEPNWASNYMVPRPVANAPPQTNGPSDSDCIPRAKPLAATNAIYSLAVRPPQRASTGEKSSGSDEENEYMSPTSLPAGGPSWAMAGAIVPPPPQTTNHDSRTVVCDVDCEDPQVYESMCNIKAQASAAEPLPALSLPQPPPESDYLIPPPAVPLHRAVEEIEAKDLYEYDYPRPQAPPAPARRTLSDVTGTSAAFSCLTMDSPSTMDASMFASGQDPERPPKPLPRRVNSDRQPCPLTPEALPAAASPSAGSRGASGGSAPVPGAELPINGEIERLMSQGYSFQDIQKALMIAQNNLETAKNILREFVSIPSTAHILT encoded by the exons ATGAGGAGAACTCTCAGCCCAG GAGACAACTTCCGCATCACCAAAGCTGACGCCGCTGAGTTCTGGAGGAGGTCTTTTGGTGATAA GACCATTGTTCCATGGAGGACGTTCCGCCAGGCTCTTCATGAGTTCCACCCCATCAGCTCAGGCCTGGAGGCCATGGCTCTCAAGTCTACCATCGACCTCACCTGCAACGACTACATCTCCGTCTTCGAGTTTGACATCTTCACCAGGCTCTTCCAG cCGTGGTCATCTCTCCTGAGAAACTGGAACAGTCTGGCTGTCACACACTCAGGGTACATGGCCTTCCTCACCTACGACGAGGTCAAAGCCCGGCTTCAGAGGTTCATCCACAAGCCTggcag TTATATCTTTAGACTGAGCTGCACTCGGCTGGGCCAGTGGGCCATTGGCTACGTCACTGCAGATGGGAACATCCTGCAGACCATCCCCCACAACAAGCCCCTCTTCCAGGCCCTCATTGACGGATACAGGGAGGGATT CTACCTGTTCCCAGATGGCCGGACCCAGAACCCAGACCTCACAGGGCTGTGTGAGCCCTCCCCACAGGACCACATCAAAGTCACACAG GAGCAGTACGAGCTCTACTGTGAGATGGGCTCCACATTCCAGCTGTGTAAGATATGTGCAGAGAATGACAAGGATGTGAAGATCGAGCCCTGTAGCCATCTCATGTGCACCTCCTGTCTCACTGCCTGGCAG gagtCGGAGGGGCAGGGCTGTCCGTTCTGTCGCTGTGAGATTAAAGGCACGGAGCCCATTGTGGTGGACCCCTTCCACCCCAAGAACAATGGCAGCGGGGCCTCCTTCGCCAGCTTCCAGGGGCCCTACGGGGCGGAGGGAGGGGGCTCCCTGTCAGTCTCCCCGAGCAATGACGAGGACGATGACGAGCGCCTGGAGGACCCCCACCTCAACATGAGCAGGCTGGCCTGCACCAAG TTAGAGCGCCCACCCTCCCCTGTGACGCCACTGCCCCCCGTGCCCCCCCGGCTGGACCTGCTGCAGCCGAGGCCCCCCAGCTCCCCAGGGGCCCTGGGCCAAGGAGCCACACCCAAG ATTGCAGCCCTCCACAGAGACAAACCTTTGCCTCTCCCTCCTGCCCTGCGAGAGTTACCCCCACCTCCCCCACCCGAGCGCCCCTCTCCCCTTGGGCCCCCAGAGGGCCGGCTCCAGAGGAGACCCCTGCCATGTACACCTCCGGAGCCCAACTGGGCCTCCAACTACATGGTTCCCCGGCCTGTTGCCAATGCCCCCCCACAGACCAACGGACCCAGTGACAGTGACTGCATCCCCAGAGCAAAGCCGCTGGCAGCGACCAACGCTATCTACTCCCTGGCAGTCAG GCCTCCTCAACGGGCGTCTACTGGTGAGAAGTCGTCTGGGAGTGACGAGGAGAACGAGTACATgagccccacctctctccctgcaGGAGGACCCTCCTGGGCCATGGCGGGGGCTATTGTGCCACCACCGCCCCAAACCACTAACCACGACTCACG AACTGTGGTGTGTGATGTGGACTGTGAGGACCCTCAGGTGTATGAGTCCATGTGTAACATCAAGGCCCAGGCTAGTGCTGCTGAGCCTCTGCCCGCCCTGTCCCTGCCACAGCCGCCCCCAGAGTCCG ACTACCTAATTCCGCCCCCTGCGGTTCCCCTGCACCGTGCGGTAGAGGAGATCGAGGCAAAGGATCTGTATGAGTATGACTACCCCCGACCCCAGGCTCCCCCGGCCCCCGCCAGGCGCACCCTCTCTGATGTCACCGGCACCTCGGCCGCCTTCAGCTGCCTCACCATGGACAGCCCGTCTACCATGGATGCCT ctaTGTTTGCATCAGGTCAGGACCCCGAGCGCCCCCCTAAGCCCCTCCCCCGCAGGGTCAACTCAGACCGGCAGCCCTGCCCCCTCACCCCAGAGGCCCTGCCTGCTGCTGCCAGTCCATCAGCGGGCTCCCGAGGAGCGTCTGGAGGGTCCGCTCCTGTTCCTGGCGCGGAGCTACCCATCAACGGGGAGATAGAACGGCTGATGAGCCAGGGCTATTCGTTCCAGGACATCCAGAAGGCCCTGATGATCGCCCAGAACAACCTGGAGACGGCCAAGAACATCCTGCGCGAGTTTGTCTCCATCCCCTCCACGGCCCACATCCTCACGTAG